The region TTGTCGCTATTTAAAGTGTGGCCTCTGTGGGTGCCCTGAGAGGCTGGACCAACATTGTTCCAAAATTATATCTACATTTCTACACTTCTCTTTATAGATCATGGAGTGGCTTCTCATAAgactaaaatgactttttttttaaatgaaaaattagaTCTTGGTCCCAGTTGGATTCCCTGAATAAATGAAGCTGAAATCTCAGGTTTTAAAGGCAACCACAGTGACACTAAAGCCAAAAACTACACTAAAAATCAATCTGtctgtcaggaaaattaaccaaatctaatgTTAAAATTGAAAGTTCCGTCAAAATGACTTTACTCTGTGTGTCTCATATTATAGTCCGTCAGAAATAATCCATTTACACCACCCAgtgtctggaaaaaaacaaaaacaaaaaacaattctgTGCTCTTGGACCAATCAGGATGCAACGAATAGCTCTGTGAACAGCTGTCACAAAAATTCTATGACTTTTTGACCGAACTGgagtgaactgcaggcagtatTTACACAGAGGAGATAGGAGACAAGCATGGaaacaaatcagtgaaacatctatAGTACAAAGAGCTaccattttttcattattgtgggaacaatattgcacatgatGATTGTAGTTGTTATAGATTTTTGTAAAAGAAAGCATCAAACACATTTAGCTTCAGTTTTTATGATTTACAGCATTATAACTGTATCATACTgcacacaaaacatttttgggTCCCTCCACTTTTAACCACAGTGGTGCaatttccatagaggtgcataAATCTATACtgtcgtaaaaaaaaaaaaaaaaaaaaaaaaaagaagcccaaagttattaaaaagaGTTCATTGGGTTAACTAACTCACATTCCTTTTAGAGGGTAGTGATCTGCTGATCTCATGTCAGCTGTTTTCTTTCCACAACCATTGTTCCTCATGACTGTGTTTATAGCAGAATACTGACTGAAGCTACAGAAGGAGATTTAGACCAGCAGACTATTTGTAGCatcatgttgttttatttccctCTATCCAGAGTTTGGCTTTGAAACATCTTATGAATGAGACACACAATATGCCAAGCTTCAAAAACCACTTAgcttcaaaaatgaaaagagattGATGCCAACAGTGCACTTCTTTGTGTCTGTATTAATCTCCTAAATAGTTCGGGCAAATGTATTGACCAAGgaagaaacaggaaaacaacaggAAATGATTGATATAACATTTCGACCACAGATGGTTTtagccatggctagaagtagataGAACTCATGAATGTCTCGaatgcagtatgacacagttataaaGCCACAGATCTTAAAAAGAATTGAGGAAAGTCGAATTTTTGatacattattttacaaaagaggtaatccaaaaatattttacagaaactgGAAGAAGGAAATCAACATGCGCAACATTTTTCCGAGTCCCAAAGTTGGCACCAATACTGGGAGAAAAGTGACATGACATAATAAAGATATTTTGCTTCTTAtattaaaaatttaattctgtgactagttatgcatagctgagtcactaatggcttcacagttgagCTTAGAAGTGCAGAATATTTAGCTTTTTACAAACTCTGGTCAAaacaaatgctttatttttggtgattttcttcTTATAATTTTTTATGTAACAGGAAGGCTAAAGTGGTTTTGATAAAACATCACAATTTCAATCTTCAATTTGGTTGCTTAGTCCAACTGAACTACACATAACACATAATTAATTCAAGGACCTGTACAGTGAAAGTCAGTGAAAGAGggatttacaaaaaatatataagcctttcaaacctgccagtAGACTTTGTGGTTCACAGGGTTAAAATGAAGAAGTGAACACACTTGTAAGCCTATCTATTTTGACATTGTTATTTGTCTTTCACACTTAGATTACCTGAATCTTATTCTTTTTAGGTACTTTATACTGCACATTCTGATAATACTGTATCATGCTGCATACTGCATAtactatatatttttatattactcATACATTTTGTATATTCTTATATCTTGCgtgctcaaatgcacagttcaTACTGTTATACTACTATCCCACGTAGACATTTTACATTGCACTTCacttttactgcttcttttACACTTCTGCTTAGATCCTAATTGTATTTTGTTGTAAACAGTGTTTTGAACAGTGTAGCTTGTCGATTTGTTTATTGGTTGTTTCTTCACGATACCTTGTGATTCATTTTCAATGCTCAAAGTTATGGCAcatgaaatatatttatattttcacagtgattaTAAACCAATCAGAAACATATCAAACATACTTTTATTACATTGTCAAATTCAACATTAATTTGAATAATTCCCTTATCTGTAATTCATCTTATCCACCATGTGttaaaaatcatcaaatcaAATGCATTAATATTTACACAGATACATCATTACAAAAAGTGCAGAACATTTACACTTCAGTACATTTCACTGCATGCATGTCAGTTTCAATGAATATTTGCACGTAGGCATGAAGTACAACTGTGACTTTCTTCTGTCTAAATGATATTCTTTGTCTATTCTGGTGATCTTTCAGTTCTAAAATGACTCACTGTAGAAACCGATAAATAAAACCTCAGCTGTTCAAAAAGCTCGTCGTGTTCGTAAACACATCTAACCATAAATGTTAACAGAAAGCAGTTTACATGTGCAAAAAGTGTACATTTATTGTGcattacaaacatttttgtttggacACTGTGTACATGCAAAGTATCACACTGTACACGAATTGTAAGTTGTTAGATTGTCTTGTAACTGTTGGAAAGAAAAACTTCATTCCCACATATCTGGGAACAAAGgagattaaaatattaaatagtaAGGCCAAAATGAAGATGCAGCTACTTCATTGCATTCACGTTTCTTTTAATGAACATTAACATGCTCTGCTTCAGTTCTTTGACTTTCAGTCCATATATGATTGGGTCCAAAACTGGGGGGAAAATTAGAATGGACACCCCACAAGCCCTTCTCAGGAGAGGAGACACACTGTCCAAGCGATGAGCAATAAGTGTGAAGTCAGTGGAGATTTGTAAAATGAGGAACACAACTAAATGTGTACCACAAGTCTGCATGGCTTTTTGCCTGGCATCACGCTGATTAGTCATGATGCAGGTACGCAAGATTTGTCCATAAGTATACATCAGTATTGACAGAGAGCCTGCATGAATCACAAAAGTAACTGCAAATCCATAGTAGTTGTTTACAGTGATGTCCTCACAGATGAGTTTCAGTAATGACGGATTGTTACAGTATAAATCCACTATACTTGTTCTGCAAGCTTTCAAACGTGCAGTCAGTATTATCACTATAATTATGAAGGAGAAACTCAAAACCCATACTAAAATCACGATTCTTATTAAAGTGTGTGGAGTCATGATGGCGTTATACCTCAGTGGACAACATATAGCAACGTATCTGTCATATGCCATAGCGCTCAAGATCAACAAATTCCCTGTGCCATAAAGATGAATGAGAAAAGCCTGAGTAAAACATGCAGGAAAGGAAATCACTCTGTTCTGTGTCACAATGCTGAGAAGAACCTGAGGAAAAAAAGCTGTGGCACCAATCATGTCACTAATGGGCAAGTTGAACAGCAGGATAAACATGGGCTTATGCAGTCTTTTTCTTACAGCAATAG is a window of Acanthochromis polyacanthus isolate Apoly-LR-REF ecotype Palm Island chromosome 13, KAUST_Apoly_ChrSc, whole genome shotgun sequence DNA encoding:
- the LOC110969077 gene encoding olfactory receptor 52B2-like is translated as MDGNSSSRNLLTLETLNLSTTHTYPAFIFGTITYLFIVFCNLLILITIAVRKRLHKPMFILLFNLPISDMIGATAFFPQVLLSIVTQNRVISFPACFTQAFLIHLYGTGNLLILSAMAYDRYVAICCPLRYNAIMTPHTLIRIVILVWVLSFSFIIIVIILTARLKACRTSIVDLYCNNPSLLKLICEDITVNNYYGFAVTFVIHAGSLSILMYTYGQILRTCIMTNQRDARQKAMQTCGTHLVVFLILQISTDFTLIAHRLDSVSPLLRRACGVSILIFPPVLDPIIYGLKVKELKQSMLMFIKRNVNAMK